One Verrucomicrobiia bacterium genomic region harbors:
- a CDS encoding TIGR03032 family protein has protein sequence MTEEKIQAPETPRLEFLASRQFNSWLYEQRISLAFTTYQTGKLFFVGLQPNGQLSIFERTFNRCMGLWADPGTQTLWMSTLYQLWRFENFLPAGQMANGYDRMYVPKLAYTTGDLDIHDIVVEENGRLLFVNTLFGCVATLNEAHSFNKIWEAPFLSKLAAEDRCHLNGLALENGVARYTTAVSQSDVVDGWREHRRDGGCVMDMATDQVIATGLSMPHSPRVYQDKLWVLNSGTGDLGYVDRSSGAFTSTTFCPGYPRGLAFHDHYAIVGLSKLRQNKTFEGLVLQENLAAKKTEARCGLQIIDLQTGDVVHWLRIEGIVEELYDVVVLSGVMRPMAIGLKTDEIRRILSLPSLE, from the coding sequence ATGACGGAAGAAAAAATTCAAGCGCCTGAGACGCCGCGTTTGGAGTTTTTGGCATCGCGTCAGTTTAATAGCTGGTTATATGAACAACGCATCAGCTTAGCGTTTACCACTTATCAAACGGGCAAACTTTTTTTTGTTGGTTTACAACCGAATGGTCAACTATCCATCTTTGAGAGAACGTTTAATCGATGCATGGGTTTGTGGGCTGATCCAGGGACCCAAACATTATGGATGAGTACGCTTTATCAACTGTGGCGTTTTGAAAATTTTTTACCGGCGGGACAGATGGCGAATGGCTACGATCGTATGTACGTTCCCAAACTTGCTTATACCACGGGCGATTTAGATATTCATGATATCGTAGTGGAAGAAAATGGCCGTTTACTTTTTGTTAACACATTATTTGGTTGTGTGGCAACATTAAATGAGGCACATAGTTTTAATAAGATTTGGGAGGCGCCTTTTTTGAGTAAGTTGGCAGCGGAAGATCGGTGTCATTTGAATGGATTAGCTTTGGAAAATGGGGTGGCGCGCTATACAACTGCGGTTAGCCAAAGCGATGTAGTGGACGGTTGGCGAGAGCATCGACGTGATGGAGGTTGTGTGATGGACATGGCAACCGATCAGGTCATTGCGACTGGGCTTTCCATGCCGCACTCTCCTCGCGTTTATCAGGATAAACTTTGGGTATTAAATTCTGGCACAGGCGATTTAGGTTATGTTGATCGCTCCAGTGGCGCTTTTACATCCACAACTTTTTGCCCGGGTTATCCTCGCGGACTGGCATTTCATGATCATTACGCCATTGTGGGTTTGTCTAAACTGCGACAAAATAAAACTTTTGAAGGGTTGGTATTGCAGGAAAATTTGGCGGCTAAAAAAACAGAAGCCCGTTGTGGGTTGCAAATCATCGATTTGCAAACGGGTGATGTGGTGCATTGGTTGCGGATTGAAGGTATCGTGGAGGAGCTTTACGATGTTGTTGTGCTTTCAGGTGTTATGCGGCCGATGGCTATAGGGCTAAAAACGGATGAAATTCGCCGTATTTTATCACTGCCAAGTTTAGAGTAA
- a CDS encoding sigma-70 family RNA polymerase sigma factor, whose product MIKPPPSESDNPIKIYLREIGEVPLISVQEELRLAELIQNGMAAEKELCELDKKGNHNFSDEEKAIKKNLEEVVEKGQAARQQMIKSNLRLVVKIAQDYSNYGLPLLDLISEGNIGLMKAVERFEPTHGAKLSTYAAWWIKQAVKRALANQGKTIRLPVHITDKISKLRRLSSQLTEEFGREPTDEELAEELRVSPSKIAEWRNIGIRPASLNAMMGEDEDGLEFGEVVSDEAMRSPDELIGDEDLTQEMLKCLEVLEPREREILACRYGLDGETPLTLEEVGEKFQVTRERIRQLQKVSLNKLKRALDKKDRVR is encoded by the coding sequence ATGATTAAACCGCCGCCAAGCGAGAGTGATAATCCTATCAAAATCTATTTAAGAGAGATAGGGGAAGTGCCTTTAATTTCTGTCCAAGAGGAATTAAGACTGGCCGAATTAATACAAAATGGGATGGCTGCAGAGAAAGAATTGTGTGAATTAGACAAAAAAGGAAATCATAATTTCTCTGATGAAGAAAAAGCTATTAAGAAAAATTTAGAAGAGGTAGTAGAAAAAGGTCAGGCGGCTCGTCAACAGATGATAAAATCCAATCTGCGTTTGGTGGTGAAAATCGCTCAAGATTATTCCAATTATGGGTTGCCACTTTTAGATTTAATTTCTGAAGGAAATATTGGTTTGATGAAGGCAGTGGAGCGCTTTGAGCCGACGCATGGCGCGAAATTGAGTACTTATGCTGCGTGGTGGATCAAGCAAGCTGTGAAGCGAGCTTTAGCAAATCAAGGTAAAACCATTCGTTTACCTGTTCATATAACAGACAAAATTTCTAAATTGCGCCGTTTAAGCTCTCAATTAACCGAGGAATTTGGTCGTGAACCGACTGATGAAGAACTTGCTGAAGAGTTGAGGGTTTCGCCAAGCAAAATAGCGGAATGGCGAAATATTGGTATTCGTCCTGCTTCTTTGAATGCCATGATGGGAGAAGATGAGGATGGGCTAGAGTTTGGGGAAGTGGTAAGTGACGAAGCGATGCGTTCTCCAGATGAGTTAATTGGAGACGAAGATTTAACACAGGAAATGTTAAAATGCTTAGAGGTGTTGGAGCCTAGAGAAAGAGAAATTTTAGCTTGTCGCTACGGCTTAGATGGCGAAACGCCACTTACGTTAGAAGAAGTGGGTGAAAAATTTCAGGTGACGCGAGAACGCATTCGCCAACTTCAAAAAGTAAGTCTTAATAAATTAAAACGCGCTTTAGATAAAAAAGATCGCGTTCGATAA
- a CDS encoding bifunctional homocysteine S-methyltransferase/methylenetetrahydrofolate reductase — protein MANLLNVLDEKIIVGDGAMGTLLQSRGVPISACLEELNISQPEMVQRVHEDYLAAGAQLIETNTFAANRPHLTRYGLENQVAEINWKAVQLAKAAAKSQDVFVVGSVGPLALRAATDEGWTISDRETWYREQIGALLDGGVHAIFLETFSDLEEIRRALYVFRSLDSRPVLCSLACSEDGHLAGGETVWEAFQILKEEGATLLGLNATLGPRAMTHLFENLPLDADVSYAAFPNAGKPKFLEGHYLFYAEPDYFASVAKELVQEGVRLIGGCIGTEPAHIAAVAEAVKGLQPVKIKKVVPAKIQVQEAESKMEREKSSTLVDLYRKQTTVIVELDTPKSLVMKKFLAGAQALHEAGADAVTLADNSLAILRVGNSAAGVLLQEKGVRPLLHLSCRDRNVLGLESEVLGWSVLGLDHVLAITGDPAKGGDHPGASSVYDVNSVGLIKILAQMNEGKNSVGRDLKEKTCFVIGCSFNPNAKNFDSQIKKLESKLKAGATYVMTQPVFDLALVKKTYEATRAFGVPVFVGAMPLIGSRNAEFLHNEVPGIVLTDEVRERMRGKEGSEGEKEGLKIAAEIQAEILNYFSGIYLITPLLRYEMSLALMSLIPKKNSPA, from the coding sequence GTGGCAAATCTTTTAAATGTTTTAGATGAAAAAATAATAGTGGGCGACGGGGCTATGGGCACGCTGTTGCAAAGTCGGGGTGTACCGATTTCGGCTTGTTTGGAGGAGTTGAATATTTCACAGCCTGAAATGGTTCAGCGAGTGCACGAGGATTATTTAGCAGCTGGCGCGCAGTTGATTGAGACAAATACTTTTGCAGCGAATCGTCCCCACCTGACGCGCTACGGATTAGAAAATCAAGTGGCTGAAATTAATTGGAAAGCGGTTCAGCTGGCTAAAGCAGCTGCTAAATCGCAGGACGTTTTTGTAGTGGGATCGGTGGGGCCTTTGGCTTTGCGAGCGGCTACGGATGAAGGGTGGACGATATCGGATCGCGAAACTTGGTATCGTGAACAGATCGGGGCGCTTTTGGATGGGGGAGTGCATGCGATTTTTTTAGAAACGTTTTCAGATTTGGAGGAGATCCGGCGAGCGTTGTATGTGTTTCGAAGTTTGGATAGTCGACCTGTTTTATGTTCTTTGGCTTGTTCGGAGGATGGTCATTTGGCAGGTGGCGAAACGGTGTGGGAAGCGTTTCAAATTTTGAAAGAGGAAGGGGCAACGTTGCTGGGTCTGAATGCGACGTTGGGGCCGCGTGCGATGACGCATTTATTTGAAAATTTGCCTTTGGATGCGGATGTGTCTTATGCGGCATTTCCTAATGCGGGTAAGCCTAAGTTTTTGGAAGGGCATTATCTTTTTTATGCGGAACCTGATTATTTCGCTTCGGTTGCGAAAGAGTTGGTGCAGGAAGGGGTGCGATTGATTGGAGGATGTATTGGCACGGAACCAGCCCATATTGCGGCGGTAGCGGAAGCGGTTAAGGGGTTGCAGCCGGTTAAGATTAAGAAAGTTGTTCCAGCTAAGATTCAGGTTCAAGAAGCTGAATCAAAAATGGAAAGAGAAAAATCTTCCACGTTGGTTGATCTTTATCGCAAGCAAACCACGGTTATTGTGGAGTTGGACACACCGAAGTCGTTGGTAATGAAAAAATTTTTGGCAGGCGCGCAGGCCTTGCATGAGGCGGGAGCTGATGCGGTGACGCTAGCGGATAATTCTTTGGCTATTTTGCGAGTAGGCAATTCTGCAGCGGGAGTTTTGTTGCAAGAAAAAGGCGTCCGGCCTTTGCTGCATCTTTCTTGTCGTGATCGTAATGTTTTGGGTTTGGAATCGGAGGTGTTGGGTTGGTCGGTTTTGGGATTGGATCATGTGTTGGCGATTACGGGCGATCCGGCAAAGGGTGGAGATCATCCTGGTGCGAGCAGTGTGTATGATGTGAACTCGGTGGGATTGATTAAAATTTTGGCACAGATGAATGAAGGGAAAAATTCTGTAGGGCGTGATCTTAAAGAGAAAACTTGCTTTGTGATTGGATGCAGTTTTAATCCTAATGCGAAAAATTTTGATTCGCAGATCAAGAAATTGGAGTCGAAATTAAAAGCGGGTGCTACTTATGTAATGACGCAACCTGTTTTTGATTTGGCTTTAGTGAAAAAAACTTATGAAGCAACTCGTGCGTTTGGTGTGCCTGTGTTTGTGGGGGCAATGCCATTAATTGGATCACGTAATGCGGAATTTTTGCATAATGAAGTTCCAGGAATTGTGCTTACGGATGAAGTTCGTGAACGGATGAGGGGCAAGGAAGGGAGTGAGGGAGAAAAAGAGGGGTTGAAGATTGCGGCTGAAATTCAGGCTGAAATTTTAAATTATTTTTCTGGAATTTATTTAATTACGCCTTTGTTGCGTTATGAAATGAGTTTGGCTTTAATGAGTTTAATTCCTAAAAAAAATTCCCCTGCTTAA
- a CDS encoding TIGR00730 family Rossman fold protein, with product MGDSAIDEAITQLLKAANLEEPNEFYREIIANAIKLGKNKPQRGDLKLISRALTEMRVADRVFSQYRDTKKVAVFGSARTRSERQEYIAAKQFGQMMVKSDYMVVTGGGEGIMGAAQIGAGREKSFGLNIILPFEQEANETIQNDPKLVTFKYFFTRKLTFVKESHAVVCFPGGFGTMDEAFETLTLIQTGKARIVPLLFVDATGGNFWSAFVHYISDHLLHNGLISKEDFHLFKVTDSLEEAREEICHFYKNFHSYRFVKDDLVIRMQRVIPEAEIAKLNDEFKDIIFNGKIRSCEAYADEANEPEILTLPRLTFPFNRRAFGRFRQLINRINDY from the coding sequence ATGGGGGATTCCGCCATCGACGAGGCCATTACTCAGCTACTAAAAGCCGCCAATCTCGAAGAGCCTAATGAATTTTATCGTGAAATAATCGCAAACGCTATTAAACTTGGTAAAAATAAGCCGCAGCGTGGCGATTTGAAATTAATCTCACGCGCCCTAACCGAAATGCGCGTTGCCGATCGTGTTTTCTCCCAATATCGCGATACCAAAAAAGTTGCCGTTTTCGGTTCCGCCCGCACTCGCTCTGAAAGACAAGAATATATTGCAGCAAAACAATTCGGCCAAATGATGGTGAAATCCGATTACATGGTCGTCACCGGAGGTGGTGAAGGCATCATGGGCGCCGCTCAAATTGGCGCCGGACGCGAAAAAAGCTTTGGATTAAATATTATTCTTCCCTTTGAACAAGAAGCCAACGAAACCATCCAAAACGATCCCAAACTCGTTACGTTCAAATATTTCTTCACTCGAAAATTAACTTTCGTCAAAGAATCCCATGCCGTTGTTTGTTTTCCCGGCGGTTTTGGAACCATGGACGAAGCCTTCGAAACCTTAACCCTCATCCAAACCGGTAAGGCTCGCATTGTCCCCCTGCTATTCGTCGATGCCACGGGTGGCAATTTTTGGTCAGCGTTTGTTCACTACATCAGTGATCATTTGCTTCATAATGGATTAATCTCAAAAGAAGATTTTCATCTTTTTAAAGTGACCGATTCACTCGAAGAAGCGCGTGAAGAAATTTGCCATTTTTACAAAAATTTCCACTCCTATCGTTTCGTCAAAGATGATCTCGTCATTCGCATGCAAAGAGTAATTCCTGAAGCAGAAATTGCAAAACTCAATGACGAATTTAAAGATATCATTTTTAATGGTAAAATTCGTAGTTGTGAAGCTTACGCAGATGAAGCCAATGAACCTGAAATCCTAACATTGCCTCGCCTTACTTTTCCATTTAATCGAAGAGCTTTTGGTCGATTCCGACAACTTATCAATCGCATTAACGATTATTAA